From Zingiber officinale cultivar Zhangliang chromosome 5B, Zo_v1.1, whole genome shotgun sequence, the proteins below share one genomic window:
- the LOC121987508 gene encoding uncharacterized protein LOC121987508, producing the protein MRIRLLDVVASLVLRAARRLSGCPRDVVSRSGRRRRRREKREWWNWSYSDDAAGAEEDGGVWRRTILMGEKCKPLDFPGVIYYDADGRRLSEVPTPRSPMRSPFLSYTARSPVTAGYST; encoded by the coding sequence ATGCGTATCCGGCTCCTCGACGTCGTCGCCAGCCTCGTGTTGCGTGCAGCGAGGAGACTCTCTGGCTGCCCGCGCGACGTCGTCTCCCGCTCCGGccggcgccgccgccgccgcgagAAGAGGGAGTGGTGGAATTGGAGCTACTCCGACGACGCAGCCGGGGCCGAAGAGGACGGAGGCGTGTGGCGGAGGACGATTCTGATGGGCGAGAAGTGCAAGCCGCTGGACTTCCCCGGAGTCATCTACTACGACGCGGACGGCCGACGGCTGTCGGAGGTGCCCACACCACGCTCGCCCATGCGGAGCCCGTTTCTGTCCTACACCGCCAGGAGTCCGGTCACCGCCGGTTACAGTACTTAG